In the genome of Vanacampus margaritifer isolate UIUO_Vmar chromosome 1, RoL_Vmar_1.0, whole genome shotgun sequence, one region contains:
- the grhl3 gene encoding grainyhead-like protein 3 homolog isoform X2, with product MTKETETLGVVCQSENFNYNRYIPNYTMDPWSYMDSPMPEENLAKPRLHPGDDMVAITMLYEQCKSQKDQKIPACSRNSNICKPTERTPSNDLVSLETSANVMKILSESIPASYSLEVLGSKHNPSLPVSLPPSADTYATLTSVAADSDKQELNIIFDSLLQEWPKSSAFHDPGAETLAYNEPFPEDHSSPVYSGSYSGSPPETYRSEFQFSLGAPSASAYKSSELPMVYLNKGQFYPITLQGVDSSTLVTSTKVKTVVMAVFENDKTPEMQLRFWNHWHARQPTVKQRVIDIADYKEVFTGISNIEEVAFNALSFIWNPHEEAKVFIGINSLSTDFSSQKGVKGLPLNLQIDTYDFSSGSNQLIHRATCQVKIFCDKGAERKMRDEDRKRSKRRGGKTNNDANAKSLVSSSMGSDCTFFHTMDDHITQPVLFIPEAHLSSLQRMATPMDENERTSLKRLYSDREQSSSPPGKQARRDDSQRILLYVRRAAEEVFDALMLNTPTLSGLREAISEKYGMQEETIGKIYKKCKRGIYVNMDDIIIKHYTNQSAFLIEISEVVSGQFQVTLIEV from the exons ATGACCAAAGAGACCGA GACTCTGGGAGTGGTCTGTCAGAGCGAGAACTTCAACTATAACCGCTACATCCCAAACTACACCATGGACCCCTGGTCGTACATGGATAGCCCCATGCCCGAGGAGAACCTGGCCAAACCCAGGCTCCACCCGGGAGACGACATGGTAGCCATAACTATGCTTTATGAACAGTGCAAG AGCCAGAAGGACCAGAAGATTCCTGCCTGCAGCCGAAACAGTAACATCTGCAAACCAACAGAGAG GACTCCGAGCAATGACCTGGTCTCATTGGAGACGTCCGCCAACGTCATGAAGATCCTCTCTGAGAGCATTCCCGCCAGCTACTCCCTGGAAGTGTTGGGATCCAAGCACAACCCCTCCCTGCCAGTCTCCCTGCCCCCCAGCGCCGACACCTACGCCACCCTGACCAGCGTGGCGGCGGACAGCGACAAGCAGGAGCTAAATATCATCTTCGACTCTTTGCTCCAGGAATGGCCTAAGAGCAGCGCGTTCCACGATCCCGGCGCGGAG ACTCTTGCCTACAATGAGCCCTTCCCCGAGGACCACTCCAGTCCCGTCTACTCGGGATCCTACTCTGGCTCGCCGCCCGAGACGTACAGGAGCGAGTTCCAATTTTCTTTGGGCGCCCCCTCGGCCTCTGCGTACAAATCCAGCGAGTTACCCATGGTCTACCTGAATAAGGGGCAATTCTACCCGATCACTCTGCAAGGAGTCGACAGCAGCACCCTCGTGACTTCTACCAAAGTCAAG ACGGTGGTGATGGCCGTGTTTGAGAATGACAAGACGCCAGAAATGCAGCTCCGCTTTTGGAACCACTGGCATGCGCGCCAGCCGACCGTCAAGCAGAGGGTCATTGACATCG CGGACTACAAAGAAGTGTTCACCGGCATTAGCAACATTGAGGAGGTGGCCTTCAACGCCCTCTCCTTCATTTGGAACCCCCACGAAGAAGCCAag GTGTTTATCGGCATCAACTCGCTAAGCACCGACTTCTCGTCGCAGAAGGGCGTGAAGGGCCTGCCTCTCAACCTGCAGATCGACACGTACGACTTCAGCTCTGGGAGCAATCAGCTCATACACAGAGCCACCTGCCAAGTCAAGATTTTCTGCGATAAG GGGGCTGAGAGGAAGATGCGCGATGAGGACAGGAAAAGGAGCAAGAGGAGGGGAGGGAAGACAAACAATGACGCCAATG ccaAGTCTTTAGTGAGCAGCTCTATGGGTAGCGACTGCACCTTCTTCCATACTATGGATGACCACATCACCCAGCCGGTCCTCTTCATCCCAGAGGCGCATCTCTCGAGCTTACAACGCATG GCCACGCCTATGGACGAGAACGAAAG GACATCTCTGAAGAGGTTGTACTCTGACAGAGAGCAGAGCAGCTCTCCACCTGGCAAGCAAGCACGCAGAGACGATTCCCAAAGAA TTCTGCTGTACGTGAGGAGAGCCGCCGAGGAGGTTTTCGACGCGCTCATGCTCAACACGCCAACGTTGTCGGGCCTGCGAGAAGCT ATTTCCGAAAAGTACGGCATGCAAGAAGAAACCATTGGGAAAATCTACAAGAAATGCAAACGAGG AATTTACGTCAACATGGACGACATCATCATCAAACACTACACCAACCAGTCTGCTTTCCTCATCGAGATATCGGAGGTGGTTAGCGGTCAGTTCCAGGTCACTCTCATCGAAGTATGA
- the grhl3 gene encoding grainyhead-like protein 3 homolog isoform X1, whose translation MTKETETLGVVCQSENFNYNRYIPNYTMDPWSYMDSPMPEENLAKPRLHPGDDMVAITMLYEQCKSQKDQKIPACSRNSNICKPTERTPSNDLVSLETSANVMKILSESIPASYSLEVLGSKHNPSLPVSLPPSADTYATLTSVAADSDKQELNIIFDSLLQEWPKSSAFHDPGAETLAYNEPFPEDHSSPVYSGSYSGSPPETYRSEFQFSLGAPSASAYKSSELPMVYLNKGQFYPITLQGVDSSTLVTSTKVKTVVMAVFENDKTPEMQLRFWNHWHARQPTVKQRVIDIADYKEVFTGISNIEEVAFNALSFIWNPHEEAKVFIGINSLSTDFSSQKGVKGLPLNLQIDTYDFSSGSNQLIHRATCQVKIFCDKGAERKMRDEDRKRSKRRGGKTNNDANAKSLVSSSMGSDCTFFHTMDDHITQPVLFIPEAHLSSLQRMATPMDENERTSLKRLYSDREQSSSPPGKQARRDDSQRSKSFFGGHGDTSEILKCFLFGFPSKKVLLYVRRAAEEVFDALMLNTPTLSGLREAISEKYGMQEETIGKIYKKCKRGIYVNMDDIIIKHYTNQSAFLIEISEVVSGQFQVTLIEV comes from the exons ATGACCAAAGAGACCGA GACTCTGGGAGTGGTCTGTCAGAGCGAGAACTTCAACTATAACCGCTACATCCCAAACTACACCATGGACCCCTGGTCGTACATGGATAGCCCCATGCCCGAGGAGAACCTGGCCAAACCCAGGCTCCACCCGGGAGACGACATGGTAGCCATAACTATGCTTTATGAACAGTGCAAG AGCCAGAAGGACCAGAAGATTCCTGCCTGCAGCCGAAACAGTAACATCTGCAAACCAACAGAGAG GACTCCGAGCAATGACCTGGTCTCATTGGAGACGTCCGCCAACGTCATGAAGATCCTCTCTGAGAGCATTCCCGCCAGCTACTCCCTGGAAGTGTTGGGATCCAAGCACAACCCCTCCCTGCCAGTCTCCCTGCCCCCCAGCGCCGACACCTACGCCACCCTGACCAGCGTGGCGGCGGACAGCGACAAGCAGGAGCTAAATATCATCTTCGACTCTTTGCTCCAGGAATGGCCTAAGAGCAGCGCGTTCCACGATCCCGGCGCGGAG ACTCTTGCCTACAATGAGCCCTTCCCCGAGGACCACTCCAGTCCCGTCTACTCGGGATCCTACTCTGGCTCGCCGCCCGAGACGTACAGGAGCGAGTTCCAATTTTCTTTGGGCGCCCCCTCGGCCTCTGCGTACAAATCCAGCGAGTTACCCATGGTCTACCTGAATAAGGGGCAATTCTACCCGATCACTCTGCAAGGAGTCGACAGCAGCACCCTCGTGACTTCTACCAAAGTCAAG ACGGTGGTGATGGCCGTGTTTGAGAATGACAAGACGCCAGAAATGCAGCTCCGCTTTTGGAACCACTGGCATGCGCGCCAGCCGACCGTCAAGCAGAGGGTCATTGACATCG CGGACTACAAAGAAGTGTTCACCGGCATTAGCAACATTGAGGAGGTGGCCTTCAACGCCCTCTCCTTCATTTGGAACCCCCACGAAGAAGCCAag GTGTTTATCGGCATCAACTCGCTAAGCACCGACTTCTCGTCGCAGAAGGGCGTGAAGGGCCTGCCTCTCAACCTGCAGATCGACACGTACGACTTCAGCTCTGGGAGCAATCAGCTCATACACAGAGCCACCTGCCAAGTCAAGATTTTCTGCGATAAG GGGGCTGAGAGGAAGATGCGCGATGAGGACAGGAAAAGGAGCAAGAGGAGGGGAGGGAAGACAAACAATGACGCCAATG ccaAGTCTTTAGTGAGCAGCTCTATGGGTAGCGACTGCACCTTCTTCCATACTATGGATGACCACATCACCCAGCCGGTCCTCTTCATCCCAGAGGCGCATCTCTCGAGCTTACAACGCATG GCCACGCCTATGGACGAGAACGAAAG GACATCTCTGAAGAGGTTGTACTCTGACAGAGAGCAGAGCAGCTCTCCACCTGGCAAGCAAGCACGCAGAGACGATTCCCAAAGAAGTAAGAGCTTTTTTGGTGGTCATGGAGATACGTCCGAGATACTCAAATGTTTTCTGTTTGGTTTTCCTTCCAAAAAAGTTCTGCTGTACGTGAGGAGAGCCGCCGAGGAGGTTTTCGACGCGCTCATGCTCAACACGCCAACGTTGTCGGGCCTGCGAGAAGCT ATTTCCGAAAAGTACGGCATGCAAGAAGAAACCATTGGGAAAATCTACAAGAAATGCAAACGAGG AATTTACGTCAACATGGACGACATCATCATCAAACACTACACCAACCAGTCTGCTTTCCTCATCGAGATATCGGAGGTGGTTAGCGGTCAGTTCCAGGTCACTCTCATCGAAGTATGA
- the cldn23l gene encoding claudin-23, translated as MQTPASMVMGIVFAPLGLVLLFTAAITPQWREAHTRLDLAKPGSVLLRMVVKSHSPGVRPGMSDGLLLVRSDGLWESCLQLEHSELKHCWSVTGPYQRDRRVRLAQSLVLTSLFLCGTGILLACIGVRCWTDLPLRGVAATGGLLVVVAGLLSMTALVVYTHNLHRLGTEDAKQDLNNTRLPQLSLGPAGSLYFGWLGSCLQILGGGALVLSFKRPRCRTCPELAACPACRPCSEIHHKPDADMYEVSC; from the coding sequence ATGCAAACTCCGGCCTCCATGGTGATGGGGATCGTCTTCGCCCCCTTGGGCCTGGTGCTCCTCTTCACCGCCGCCATCACCCCTCAGTGGAGGGAGGCCCACACACGTCTGGACTTAGCCAAGCCTGGTTCTGTTCTCCTCCGGATGGTGGTGAAAAGTCACAGTCCCGGTGTGCGCCCGGGAATGTCGGACGGTCTGCTGCTGGTCCGCTCAGACGGGCTATGGGAGAGTTGTCTGCAGTTGGAGCACTCGGAGCTGAAGCATTGCTGGTCAGTGACGGGTCCTTATCAACGGGATCGCCGGGTTCGCCTGGCGCAGAGCTTGGTCCTGACTTCCTTGTTCCTGTGCGGCACCGGCATCCTGCTTGCGTGTATCGGGGTCCGCTGCTGGACGGATTTGCCGCTACGAGGGGTGGCTGCCACCGGCGGGCTCCTGGTGGTGGTGGCCGGGTTGCTAAGCATGACCGCGCTGGTGGTCTACACCCACAACCTGCACAGGCTGGGGACCGAGGACGCCAAGCAGGACCTGAACAACACCAGGTTGCCTCAGCTCAGCTTAGGTCCGGCCGGCTCGCTCTACTTCGGGTGGTTGGGTTCGTGCTTACAGATTTTGGGTGGGGGCGCCCTCGTGTTGAGCTTCAAGAGACCGCGTTGCAGAACCTGCCCGGAGTTGGCAGCCTGCCCTGCTTGTCGGCCATGTTCGGAGATTCACCACAAGCCTGACGCTGATATGTATGAAGTCAGCTGTTAG